DNA from Halogeometricum sp. S1BR25-6:
GCCGATCAGTCGGTGAGGTCGCTCTCCGTCACGCGGATGCCCTTCTCCGCGAGGTGCCGCATCTGTCGCTGCGCGAAGTCCTCCTCGCTCGTCCCGCGGGTGGCGAGCACGTAGACGAGGGCGTTGCCCGCGGGTCGCATCGTCCGTCCCGCGCGCTGGGCCCCCTGCCGGCGCGACCCGCCGAGACCGGAGGCGACGACGGCCAGTTCGGCGTTCGGCAGGTCGATACCCTCGTCGCCGACGCGGGAGATGACGAGCGTTCGGAGTTTCCCCTCGCGGAACTGTCGGAACAGGCGCTCGCGGTGGTGGTGGCGCATCTCGCCGTTGACGAACGGGACGTCCAACGCTTCGGCGATGGCCTCTCCTTGGTCCAAGTAGTCGACGAAGACGAGGGCCTTCGCCTCGGGGTGCTGTCGGAGCAGACGGCGCGTCTCGGCTATCTTCTGCGAGTTCTCGGCGGCGAGTCGGTGTTTGTCGCGGCCGTCGGCGCTCGACCACTCGTTGCGCGTCGTGTCGTCGGCCCACGGGACGTACCGTATCTCGACCTCGGGTTCCTGGACGTAGCCCGCCTCGAACAGTTTCGACCAGTCGGTGCCGATGGGCGGGCCGATGAGCGTGAAAATCTCCTTCTCCTTGTCGTCTTCCCGAATCGGCGTCGCGGAGAGGCCGAGTCGGTGCTTGGCTTGCAGGTCGGCGCTCCGGCGGTAGATGCGCGAGGGGACGTGGTGCACCTCGTCGTAGACGATGAGGCCCCACTCGCGGTCGTCGAACAGCGAGCGGTGCCGGTCCATCCCGGCCGTCTGGTAGGTGGCGATGGTGACCGGTCGGACCTGCTTTTCCCCGCCGTGGTACTCGCCGATCTGGTCTTCCTCCAAGGAGGTGTGTCTGAGCAGTTCCGAGCGCCACTGCGCGGCGAGTTCGCGCGAGGGGACCAAGATGAGCGTCTCGCCGCCGACGGCCGCGAGGACGCCGATGCCCGTCACGGTCTTGCCTGCGCCGGGCGGGCCGACGAGGACGCCCGCCTTCTGCGTCGTGAAGCGGTCGACCCAGTCCTGCTGGTAGTCGCGGAGTTCGACGCGGAGGTCCACGTCGAGAGGCGCCCCCGTTTCTAAGTCTCGGTCGTCCTTCACCGGGTAGCCCGCCTCGTAGAGGATGCGCTTGATGTGCGACTCCTTCCCTTCGCGAACCCAGCTCTCGGTGTCGGAGATGGGCGCGACGAGGTGCTCCTCGTCGAGTTTCTGCCGACCCACGTTACCCATCAGGCTCTCGGAGGCCGCTTCGAGCACCACGTAGTCGTCCTCGTGGGTGTACAGGCGGAACTGGTTCGCGCGCTTCCACTGGTTCTCGACCCACGTCTCCAAGTGCGGGGACCGGCGGGGGAGCACGGAGCGCATCATCCGCAGCAGGTCGTCCAGCGACTCGAAGGGCGCCTGCCAGACGTCTTCCTGCCGTATCTTGTAGAGATAGCCGCGGGTGCCCGTGTTCCGGTCGCCCGTGGAGTCGACGAGGTGGGCGAACTGCGCGAGTCGCGCGCGGGTGTACTGCGTCGGTCGGTCGACGATTATCTCGCGGCGCTCCGGGAACAGGATGACGCGCTCGCGTTCGGCCAGTTTCCCCCACTCGGTCGGGTAGTAGACCACCGGGTCCGCCTCGACGTTCATCCGCTGGACCGCTCCTTCGCGGGCCAACTGGTCGAGGGCCTCCGACGCCTCCGCCTGGGTGAGTCCGAGCCGTCGACTCGCCTGCTGGGCGGTCACGACGGGGCGACCTTCGGCCTCCAGAGCGTCGTAAAACCCGTCGACGGAGACGTCGACGAGTTCGGCCGGCGTCGCGGGCGTCGCGTCATCCGCCCTCTCGACGGCCTCGGTGGGAGCGTCATCCACCTCGTCGGTTCCCCCGGTTCCGTCGTCGAGTTCATCGGGGTCCCCGTCCGTTTCGCCGGCCTTGTCGGATTCGCCGGATTCGCCGGATTCGCCGGATTCGTCGGACCCGTCGGCGGCGCCGTCCTGCGACCGCATCTCCGAGAGCGTCGAAGGAGCGTCGGCGTCGTCGGCGTCGGCGCGGGCCGCGGAGTCGTCCTGAGCGCGGACATCGGTGTCGGCGTTAGCGTCGGCGTCACCGGTGTCGCCGGCATCGCCGGCGTCGTCCTCGGTCATCGTCTCAGGTCAGGGACGCGGCGGGGAAACGGCTTGCGCTGCGGAGAAATCCGCGGTCGGGGGAGCGTGAGCTCGGCGCGGCGGAGAGCGAGTCGAGGTGGCGAGAATCGAGTTCGGAACGCCGAGGGCTCGGTCTCGGTCGGTCGGCGTCAGCCGAGCGTGTTGAACCGCGTCGGCGACATCTGGTCGTACGCACGCTGGAGGTCCTCCCCGACGTCGACGAACGCGGGGAACTCTTCGAGCGTCCGGACGGCGTCGAGGTAGACGTAGTCGACGGGTTCGTCGGCTATCTCCTCGAACACCTGCCGCGGTCCCGACTCGCCGACGGCGACGAACGGGCGGCCGTCCGGGTCCGACTGCGGGGTCGTCCCGTGCTGGAGATACAGCGCCGTCATCGCCAGTGCGCTGGCGAGGGGGACCTGTCCGGGCGTCAACTGCCAGGTTACCTCGCGCGACCCGTACTCGACGGTCGAGACGTAGCCGTCGTCGAAGCGGAAACAGCGAACCGTCTCGTCGCCCCGTCGCCACCGCGTCTCGGTCTGTCGAAGGTCGTCGAGTCGCCAGTCGTCGTCGGAAGCGTCATCGGGCGGTCGAACCGCGTGCACGATTCGGCGAAGCGGCGCGGCGAGTCGGGTTCCGACCCGCCGAGCGCCGCGCCCCGTTCGGCGAAGCACCGAGGGCGTCATCACCGACCGTAGGGGGGGACCCCTTATCGAACTGACGGACGGACGCCGCCCGGAACCGACTCCTCTCGGGACCGACTCGGCGTTCGCGACGGCCTCGGAGAGGCACACCGGGTTTCCGGTGAACGGGTCGATTCGAGAGGATTCGGGGTGGCGGTCGTATCGAGGAGGAGCGACGACGTCCAGACTCACGGAGAGCCAGCGTTACAGCGACCGGACACCGGGCGTGCGGGCGGACACCATGTTTCCGGTGAAACGGGGGAGGGATGTCTCCGGCGGAAATCACGGGACGTCTGGCAGCGGACGGTGAGTGACGGCCGGTGGACGGCAGGTGGCGAGCGAGAGGTGATGAGCGACGGGCGAGAGGAGTCAGGCGGTAAGCGGCGGACGAGAAGTGGCGGGTGGCAGATGCAACAGGCCGGCGTTGGACGGCGAAACACACCGTGTTTCCGGTGAGACGGCGGGAACGGACGGTGAGTTCGGTGAGACGCGGACACACCGGGTTTCCGGTGAATCGCCCCGACGGGGTCACGTCCGCCCGACGTCGGTCCACGTGCAGCGACGGATTACTCCGAGCGCTCGAATCCCACACCCCGTTTCCGGTGAATACAGCCATCCAAGCGGTCAAAGTCCCTCGAAACGACGGTGTTCGGGGAATTCGTGTGAGTGGCGGTCACACCGGGTTTCCGGTGA
Protein-coding regions in this window:
- a CDS encoding DEAD/DEAH box helicase produces the protein MRSQDGAADGSDESGESGESGESDKAGETDGDPDELDDGTGGTDEVDDAPTEAVERADDATPATPAELVDVSVDGFYDALEAEGRPVVTAQQASRRLGLTQAEASEALDQLAREGAVQRMNVEADPVVYYPTEWGKLAERERVILFPERREIIVDRPTQYTRARLAQFAHLVDSTGDRNTGTRGYLYKIRQEDVWQAPFESLDDLLRMMRSVLPRRSPHLETWVENQWKRANQFRLYTHEDDYVVLEAASESLMGNVGRQKLDEEHLVAPISDTESWVREGKESHIKRILYEAGYPVKDDRDLETGAPLDVDLRVELRDYQQDWVDRFTTQKAGVLVGPPGAGKTVTGIGVLAAVGGETLILVPSRELAAQWRSELLRHTSLEEDQIGEYHGGEKQVRPVTIATYQTAGMDRHRSLFDDREWGLIVYDEVHHVPSRIYRRSADLQAKHRLGLSATPIREDDKEKEIFTLIGPPIGTDWSKLFEAGYVQEPEVEIRYVPWADDTTRNEWSSADGRDKHRLAAENSQKIAETRRLLRQHPEAKALVFVDYLDQGEAIAEALDVPFVNGEMRHHHRERLFRQFREGKLRTLVISRVGDEGIDLPNAELAVVASGLGGSRRQGAQRAGRTMRPAGNALVYVLATRGTSEEDFAQRQMRHLAEKGIRVTESDLTD